GACCGTAGGTGCGCAGGGAAACCAGGCCGGCCAGGGTGGCCGCGATCAGGACAATCCCGATACCGATCAGGTCCGGCCAGGGGAAGGGGATGCCGCGTTCATACCCAAGCAGACCAATGGCATAGCCGGTCATCCCGAAGAAGGCGGTCTGCGTCAGGCTGATCATACCCCCTTGGCCCAGCAAGAAGCCCACGCTCACCGCCAGAAAGCCGAAGTAGATAATGCGCACAAACGTCGTGATAGTGTACTGAGACCCGTAGAAGGGCAGGGTGATGAGCAACACAGCCCCGATCGCCAGGAGAATGGGCTTTGCCAGCCGGGTGAGTTTGTCCAGGTTCATACGGTTCTCCCGAAGAGGCCCTGCGGCCGGATTGCCAGAACGATCGCCAGCGGAGCGAAGACCAGGAACATCCAGTATTCCGCCGCATAGGCGGAGCCAAAGGAGGCGATCTGACCCAAAATTAACGCGCCCACCACCGC
The DNA window shown above is from Anaerolineae bacterium and carries:
- a CDS encoding branched-chain amino acid ABC transporter permease gives rise to the protein MNLDKLTRLAKPILLAIGAVLLITLPFYGSQYTITTFVRIIYFGFLAVSVGFLLGQGGMISLTQTAFFGMTGYAIGLLGYERGIPFPWPDLIGIGIVLIAATLAGLVSLRTYGLTFLMITLAFGQVCWAFANQNTTLLHGWSGFRGIRPFVLFGIDFRNSANFYWMSLALFAL